Genomic DNA from Pseudorasbora parva isolate DD20220531a chromosome 17, ASM2467924v1, whole genome shotgun sequence:
tggtctggtgatagccagacaagaaaACAGTTGTACTGCTTAACATCTTGTTACAATTctttgaaataaaacatttaaaagagcAGTATAAATGTTTgtctactgtcacttttgatcaatttaatgcaatcttactgaataaaagtattgttttctttgttattattttttactgagCCCACACTTTCGAATTGTAGTGTTAAGTTTAAATGAAACCATGTTAAATAGGAtctgtctgtctttcactgTAGACATTTTGCAGGAGACAGAGGATTACAGAGAAGAATTGAGGTAATATTTACACTTAATACAGTGGGTTGGGGGGGTATATTACAAATCATTataaatatatgattttttccCTCCAAAGTTTATTCCCAGGTTTCAATTAGATCgattttgactttttaatgtGATACTTGTGGACCGACGCTGGATATTTCAGACTAATgattaacattttcataagacAATTTGGTCTATTGAAGTTCGTTATTGTTCTCTTATGACGATCCGACTGAGAGTAGAAAGATTTTTCCCCAGGACAGCCACAGTGACTCCACCCTCCTGAATTCACctgaggtaaaaaaaacaaaaaaacaatcggttttctttttctttgtgtTTCCCTTTTATACAATGTACTTTTTTAAATCCACAAATCTTTATCCGTGCTTTAAACTAGAGCATCATTCAACCGAACCCAAAAGGGCTTCAGATCGTTGACCCGCATTATTGAAAATAGCGTATCTTGTGTGAATGGTGTCTGCTTAGAGGGAAGGCAGGCGTGTAAAGTCCACGGGAGATGAGGTGGAGCGAGAAAGCGCCCCTCAGCTGGTTAAGAGGAGAGGAAGGAGAGGAGAAAGAGAGGAGAACTCTATTTTCTACGCCAGACCTGTGAGAGTTCGCagacacccacccacacacagaCCCCCACCTAAAGCCACAGCAGGTGAATGttgaacaaaaaaatacttactgaataaaatgtaaCTCCCTTGTTTATTTACCTGTTGCGGCCTCTTTTgtgcaatattttttaattgtgtcaGATGAGCAGAGTGTGTTTAAGGCCTCTAAGAGAAGTATGAGGGAGGAGGTTAGAGGTGCTGAGGAGGTCGCAGAGGATGAAAACACAGCTGTAGAGCTTCCCATTGACCAGGTACACCTCTCACTTGTTTTGCCCCATCTCATCTCATCTAGTCTTTTCTAAAATTGTTACAATTTCAGAGAGAAGCAGATATTGTGGAGGAAGAAGAGCTTCATGAAAGAAATCAGTTTGACCCAGACAGTACAAATCATGTAAGTGTGTGATATGCACGTGAAAGTAGTGACAACTTGATAAGTcataaaataacactatttGTTCCAATTAAGAAGCATTCAGGTGAACTACACAGTCCATCCGCTGATCTCTCCAATGAGAACAGAGAGGAAGAGTTTGTAGTGTCTGAGAGGGAGGCATGGGATGACACGTCAGCTTTGCAGAGAGAAACACAGCGGGGATACATGTCCAGCAAAGAGTCCCACCACGATGCAAACAAACATGGCGCTGTAAGACAATGTGCATTGAACATCTTAAAAGTGTTTTCCCTTAGGCTCGTGTGGATCTAAATCAGCTTTGAGGGATTATCATGTAGTCTCATTAAATTATGCAGTTTTTCTTCAGGTCTGCATAATTCTTTGTTCTTGTTTAGGAGTCCGACACACGGCATTCCagatcttcatcatcatcactcaGGGTGTCTGAACATTCCCCACGAAGTAAAGAAACACAGAAATAACCAGTCAGTTTAAGAGTtgtaaacaatatatttaatgcatttaatgtAGTGAAGTGGTGCCATGTCTATTGGCCTGATGTCCAATTGCTGGTGGTAGCCAATAATACTTAATGTATACTTTTGTATAGTCTAATATCGATTACATATGGTGTAGTTTTTTTGTTGCAACCATACCATACATATTTAGTCATTATTAGAATTATGTGTAAACATTGATTACTTTAACCATAAAAAATTGTCttgctctctctgtgtgtgtatcAGACTTGGGGTTCCCATGAGGAACAGACAGACCGGGATGCTGAGCACCCTCTCCAAGCTGAAGAGGATGATACACCTTCCCAATCCATACATATGCTCTGAACATGAAGGTCGCTATGAAATTGACATTATTTTGGTGAAATGATggcatttaaaataatgtaccCTGCAAAGTAACAGTGATCACAGCATGCAGATTCACTaaaaaaatatgctttttttatttcttatttttaacaaaatatgACCTCTGAATgtaaaagacatttaaaataaaggtATTTAAACACTGGTCACTTTCACATTACTAATAAAAATCCATATAAACTTACGTTAATAAAAGAATATGTAGGCTACAAGTATGTTCCACAACCCACATACACTTAAGTCTTTTGTCTTTCCACGGTGGCAATTAAAGTGCAAAACATTTGGATTTCACCAAACATATTTCAGGTACAGATATAAATTCATACATCTTTTTCTCCTGTAATACAATTCTCCTGTAAAAGTTCACAAAACAGACTACACAGAAAAAGAAGCAGCACAGATATCGTTCCGGCTGGAACAGATCATTGGTCCAAGCTTTCTCCTCATTCACCTTCCAGTCCTGTGGCATGTTTTAGTGGTCACTTGTGTTGCGGAGCCCTGTGCCGTTCGTCTCGGA
This window encodes:
- the dcdc2b gene encoding doublecortin domain-containing protein 2B isoform X3 — encoded protein: MASTGVSHLPPVKSVKVYRNGDPFFSGRRFVVNQRQISSMDAFLNDITLSIGAPLAVRTLYTPRYGHRVTDLTDLEQGAQYVAAGSERFKKLDYLSAGLKKGPMLRAVESTQNKALVRPNVSAKWRKVITLPCIIHVFRNGDLLSPAMRLIIPRHMKKNLEQILSLISEKAMLRTGAVRRLCTLEGFTVTSTEELESGQSYVAVGTERFKKLPYVEVLLNKATGSSADRHFAGDRGLQRRIEDSHSDSTLLNSPEREGRRVKSTGDEVERESAPQLVKRRGRRGEREENSIFYARPVRVRRHPPTHRPPPKATADEQSVFKASKRSMREEVRGAEEVAEDENTAVELPIDQREADIVEEEELHERNQFDPDSTNHHSGELHSPSADLSNENREEEFVVSEREAWDDTSALQRETQRGYMSSKESHHDANKHGAESDTRHSRSSSSSLRVSEHSPRSKETQK
- the dcdc2b gene encoding doublecortin domain-containing protein 2B isoform X1, encoding MASTGVSHLPPVKSVKVYRNGDPFFSGRRFVVNQRQISSMDAFLNDITLSIGAPLAVRTLYTPRYGHRVTDLTDLEQGAQYVAAGSERFKKLDYLSAGLKKGPMLRAVESTQNKALVRPNVSAKWRKVITLPCIIHVFRNGDLLSPAMRLIIPRHMKKNLEQILSLISEKAMLRTGAVRRLCTLEGFTVTSTEELESGQSYVAVGTERFKKLPYVEVLLNKATGSSADRHFAGDRGLQRRIEDSHSDSTLLNSPEREGRRVKSTGDEVERESAPQLVKRRGRRGEREENSIFYARPVRVRRHPPTHRPPPKATADEQSVFKASKRSMREEVRGAEEVAEDENTAVELPIDQREADIVEEEELHERNQFDPDSTNHKHSGELHSPSADLSNENREEEFVVSEREAWDDTSALQRETQRGYMSSKESHHDANKHGAESDTRHSRSSSSSLRVSEHSPRSKETQK
- the dcdc2b gene encoding doublecortin domain-containing protein 2B isoform X2 is translated as MASTGVSHLPPVKSVKVYRNGDPFFSGRRFVVNQRQISSMDAFLNDITLSIGAPLAVRTLYTPRYGHRVTDLTDLEQGAQYVAAGSERFKKLDYLSAGLKKGPMLRAVESTQNKALVRPNVSAKWRKVITLPCIIHVFRNGDLLSPAMRLIIPRHMKKNLEQILSLISEKAMLRTGAVRRLCTLEGFTVTSTEELESGQSYVAVGTERFKKLPYVEVLLNKATGSSADRHFAGDRGLQRRIEDSHSDSTLLNSPEREGRRVKSTGDEVERESAPQLVKRRGRRGEREENSIFYARPVRVRRHPPTHRPPPKATADEQSVFKASKRSMREEVRGAEEVAEDENTAVELPIDQREADIVEEEELHERNQFDPDSTNHKHSGELHSPSADLSNENREEEFVVSEREAWDDTSALQRETQRGYMSSKESHHDANKHGAESDTRHSRSSSSSLRVSEHSPRNLGFP